One segment of Paenibacillus rhizovicinus DNA contains the following:
- a CDS encoding deoxyribonuclease IV yields MRAGVHVSTRGGYREAARRAAAYGAQAYQYFPKNPRSLAVKSFDRSEAIRCAEYCAARGIVSIAHSPYPTNVASEDAEHRARTVLSLLNDLEIAEACGSLGVVVHFGVYKGPDPLEGYRNSVITLSAVAKQWHGKAKLLIENQAGEHTFMGTTMEELAQIRGLCADADKIGFCLDTCHLFASGVWDGSPNGPWMEKAIELGVIGNLAAIHLNDSVYPSGEKRDRHAVIGEGYIGEAGLTWLLRHPLLANTPFVLETPSGNDGTHKGQLELIRRMGGSSIV; encoded by the coding sequence ATGCGAGCCGGCGTTCATGTATCCACGCGTGGCGGCTATCGGGAAGCGGCGAGAAGGGCCGCTGCCTATGGCGCGCAAGCCTATCAATATTTCCCTAAGAACCCAAGAAGCCTGGCGGTAAAATCATTCGATCGCAGCGAAGCGATTCGCTGCGCCGAGTATTGTGCCGCGCGTGGCATCGTATCGATCGCGCATTCTCCTTATCCGACGAACGTGGCTTCGGAAGATGCCGAGCATCGCGCGCGTACCGTGCTTTCCCTGCTGAACGACCTGGAAATCGCCGAGGCGTGCGGATCGCTCGGCGTTGTCGTTCATTTCGGCGTTTATAAAGGTCCGGACCCGCTCGAAGGGTATCGGAATTCGGTCATCACGCTGAGCGCGGTCGCGAAGCAATGGCACGGCAAAGCGAAGCTGCTGATCGAGAACCAGGCCGGCGAACACACATTCATGGGCACGACGATGGAAGAACTGGCGCAGATCCGCGGCTTATGCGCCGACGCCGATAAAATCGGCTTTTGCCTGGACACCTGCCATTTGTTCGCGAGCGGCGTGTGGGACGGGAGTCCGAATGGGCCTTGGATGGAGAAAGCGATCGAGCTTGGCGTCATCGGAAATCTCGCGGCGATTCATTTGAATGATTCCGTTTATCCAAGCGGGGAGAAGCGGGACAGGCATGCGGTCATCGGCGAAGGATATATCGGGGAAGCAGGTTTGACGTGGCTGCTGCGGCACCCGCTGCTGGCGAACACGCCATTCGTATTGGAAACGCCTTCGGGGAACGACGGCACGCATAAGGGACAATTGGAACTTATCCGGCGTATGGGAGGCTCGTCAATCGTATGA